The Sulfurospirillum tamanense DNA window CAAAAATCCCATAAGCGCTACACTACCGACCCCTTGGCCTTCAACACTGCGCGAGGTTTTACTCAAAGCGCCCTGAATACTCTTGGGAAGCTGCAATTCATAAAATCCGAACATAGAAAAAGCCAAGGCCACAAACACCCCGCTAAAAAGCCAAATGACCCACGGGGCCTGCAAGGCACTTTGAAGGTTTGCCCCAAAAATACCAGCTAACACCCCCGCTCCTGCGTACGCTACTGACATGGCAAACACATACACAAACGAGAGCCAAAGGCCCCGTTTTGCCCCTAAAGATGCGCCCCCTTGGGAGACGATAATGGAAGAGAGAATAGGAATCATCGGAAACACACACGGGGTCAAAGAGAGCAACAGACCAAACCCAAAAAAGCTTACAATGGCCCACAGTGCCCCGCCTGAAGCCAAACGCTGGGCGATAGTTCCATGTTCTGAAAGTCCCGTGGAAAGCTTGCCCTTGGCATCCAAGCGAAACTCTTGGCGCATAGGCTGATAACACAGCCCCATCTTAGAACACGCTTGCCATGAGACCGCCAGCTCAAAAGGCACCGTGCCAATTTTTTCGCGAATGAGTGAAAGGGGAATGTTTACATGTAAAGAAGAGCTGTATACTTGATAACCATCGTACTCCACCGCCACAGGAAGGGAAACAAAAGGATTAAGTAAAACAGAAGTGGGTGCGATGATTTCTAGTTTAAATTCTTCCTCGTAAAGATAAATGTCTTCCCCGAGGACAATGCGCACCTCAAGGGCCTCATCTTGGGGTGTAAGGGTAAGATTAAAGGCTTCTTCGGGTGTCAACACGCGCGCAAATGCCAAAGAGACCATCAACAACACCCCAAACACTGTTCTCAAACCACCCATAACCGTCCTTTGTTTTAATGGCGACATTGTACACAAGCAACGTAAATCAACACTAAACTTCAAGAATTTAACGGCACCTTTGGCGTGTTTAGGGAAAACATGTATCGCAAAAACAAGAAATGCAACTTAGTTGCAAGCTTGTCATACTATTGTTATACAAATTAACTAAAATATCTATGTAAGTATTTTTTAAAAAATCAAAACTCTCCAAAAAGGATGCTTCATGTTAACAGGTTCTTATCTTGAATTTCACAAGGAAGTGCAAAAGTTTATTCCCAAAGAGAGAATATTCACAGACCCCTTTTACACCTATGCCTACGGCACAGATGCCTCACTTTATCGACTAATACCAAAAATTGTTGTCCAAGCTACAAAGTCCGAAGAAGTTGCTAAGATTATGAAAGCATGCTCAATGTTTTCCTTACCTTATGTCTTTAGAGCGGCAGGAACAAGTCTTTGCGGCCAGTGTATTACTGACTCTGTGCTGATTACCACCTCGCGGGACTGGAACAAAATGAGTACCAACGACGATGGCTCACTCATCACCATGGAGCCTGCTGTTATCGCTACAAAAGCTAATGCTTTTTTAGCGCCATTTGGAAGAATCATTGGTCCAGATGCGGCAAGTATTAACTCTGCCATGATTGGTGGCACTGTAGCCAACAATGCCAGCGGGATGAGTTGCGGTACGCTTGAAAACTCTTACACCACCTTGCAATACATGAAAATTATCTTTGAAGACGGCACAGAACTTGACACGGGCTCTCCTGAGAGCATTGAGTCGTTTAAGAAAAGTCACAAAGGGATGATTGAAAAAATAAGTGCCTTGGCCAAAAAAGTGAACGACAACAAAGCCTTGCGCGAAAAGATTATTAGAAAATTTAAAATCAAAAATACCTGTGGTTACGGACTAAACTCTTTGGTTGACTTTGATGACCCCATTGAAATCATTCAACACTTGCTGGTTGGTAGCGAGGGAACACTGGGTTTTATTAAAGAAGTTACCTTTAGAACCATCGTTGACAAAAAGCACAAAGCAAGCGCACTGATGATTTTTAAAAGTATGAAAGACGCTCTAGATGCTGTTGGCCTCATGCGCACACGCTGCAACTCGCGTACCAAAGAGTGTGATTCAGAGTTAGATGAAGCGGAACTAATGGACCGCGAAGCATTACGTTGCGTTGAAGACAATGAGGGCATGCCCGCATTTTTGAAAACCCTCAGCGAGGGCGCAACAGCACTTCTTGTCCAAATCAAAGAAAAAGATGAAGAAACCCTAGATAAAAATATTGAAATCGTCATGGAGGCAATTAAAGGCATTGAACCGGAGTTGCCTATCCAGTTCACAAAAGACCCCGCAGAATACGGTAAATTCTGGCACATTAGAAAAGGTATTTTTACCACAGTAGGCTCAAACAGGCCCAAAGGAACAGCGTGTATCATTGAAGATGTTGCTTACCCTATGCACACTCTCACAGATGGCATCTTGGAGTTGCAAGAAATCCTCAAAAATAATGGCTACATGAATGCGGTTATTTATGGTCACGTTCTTGATGGAAACGTGCACTTTATCCTTACGCCAGACATGAGTGATCCTGCAGAAGTCGAGCGATTTGGAAATATGCTACAAGATGTGGCTGATTCTGTTGCTACAAAATTTCACGGAAGCCTCAAAGCGGAGCACGGCACAGGACGCAACATGGCTCCATTTGTAGAGCTTGAGTGGGGAACAGATGCGTATGAGGTTATGAAAGAGATAAAAGACATTTTTGATCCAAAAGGCATCATTAATCCCGATGTCATCATCAACAAAGACCCCAAAGGGCACCTTAAAAACTTTAAAGCATTACCCATTACCAATGACCTTATTGACAAGTGTATTGAGTGCGGTTTTTGTGAACCATTCTGCCCTTCCAACACCTTGACGACTACACCAAGACAGAGAATTACGACCACTCGCTACGCACAAACCTTAAAAAATAGAAATGACATGGAAGGCTACGAGGCGTTCAAAAAATTGATGATATACCCCAATGTTGAAACTTGCGCAACATGCTCATTATGCTCCCTAGCTTGTCCTGTCGGTATAGATACAGGTGCCTTGATAAAACAAAGGAGAACAGAACTGCTTACCCCTGCATACAGAAGAAATGCAACCTTTATCGCTAACAACTATGCAGGCGTATTGGGTGGGGGCCGTGCCGTTCTTAGCGTTGTTAAAGTGGCCACAGATATCATTCCTCACAGTCTTGTCAACGCAATGAGTGCAGGTGTCTCAAAGCTAAGTGGTGGAAAGCTTCCGCGTTGGTCAGCAAGCCTTCCTGGCGGACATGCTTTCAAAGATACACGTAAACAGTTTGGACGAGAAGACAAAGTCGTTTATTTCTCTTCATGTCTCAATCGAACCATGGGAAATCCAAAGCCATCTAAGGGAGAAAAAGAGGTGGATGAAATAATCATCGGACTTTTAGAAAAAGCAGGGTATGAGGTCATCATCCCTCAAAACCTCAAGCCTCTTTGTTGTGGTATGGCATTTTCAAGTAAAGGCTACGTTGAACAAGGGTTGCAAAAATCTAGAGAACTTGAAGCAGAGCTCAACAAAGCAAGCGAAAATGGCAAATACCCTATCGTGTGCGACATGAGCTCGTGCACCAAAACAACACGTACGTACTTTGAAACTGGGCTAACAATGTATGACCCTGTTGAATTTATTCATGACTTTTTACTTGAAAAACTTCCCATCAAGCAAATTGACGAACCCATTCTTGTTCATGCTATTTGTAGCACGCGAAAAGCAGGCCTCTTTAGCAAACTAGAAAACATTGCCAAAATATGCAGCTCCAAAGTCACCATCCCTGAAGATGTAGGATGTTGCGGTTGGGCGGGAGACAGAGGATGGAACTATCCAGAGCTCAACAAAGCAGCACTCCGCCACCTTAAGCCTTATATTCCAGCAGGAACAAAGCTTGCCTTTTCTACTGGAAAACCTTGCGAAATAGGTCTTACTGAAGCCAGTGAACTTCCCTACCGAAACCTCTTCTACCTAGTAGACCGCTGCGTAGGCTAAACGCTTCATACCGCTCGCCTTTCTTTGGGCGAGTGGTGTACTAATTTCCACCGTAGAGACAAACAAACATCAAAATTGGTTATTTTTAAGGAAAATTCATCCCTTAAAAGGTATGATGAGTCAAATTCCTCACAAAGGGCTTGCCATGGGAAAAAAAGAGAAAAAAGAGGCATCAAAGGACAATGACCAATCCTGCGTTACTGAAAAACTCGACAGAAGAGAAGGCAGTGGTGATGAAAAATACGGCAAAGAGCTGCGCATGCTTCAAGTGGAACTTTTAAAGTTCCAATACCACGTCAAAGCAGCCGGCCTAAAAGTGCTCATGATTTTTGAAGGGCGCGACGCAGCAGGAAAAGGCGGCACTATCAAACGCGTCACCGAACATCTTAATCCAAGGGGGGCTCGGATTGTAGCGCTTGAAAAGCCCTCAGACGTAGAGCGGACCCAATGGTATTTTCAGCGCTACGTAGAACACTTGCCAAGCGCAGGCGAAATTGTACTTTTTGACCGCAGTTGGTATAACCGTGCCATGGTGGAACCTGTGATGGGATTTTGCACCGAGCGAGAACACCATGCTTTTTTGAAAGATGCACCCACATTTGAGGGCATGCTAGCAAGTTCTGGGATTCAAATTTTTAAATTTTACTTTTCGGTAAGCAAAGACGAGCAAGCCAAACGCTTTAAAGCCCGCGAAACAGATCCACTCAAACAATACAAGTTTTCTGAAGTAGACAAATACTCTCAGATAAAATGGGATGAATATTCTTTGTCCAAATACATGATGCTAAACTACACCCACACTGAAGTCGCCCCGTGGACTGTTGTTAAAAGCAACGACAAGAAAAAAGCGCGCATCAATCTTATGAAATACATCCTCACCCATGTGGATTACCCAAACAAAATCGATGCTCAAAAGCTTTTACCCGACAATGAAATCATTGTCTATGGGCGCGACGAGGCTATTTCTATGGAAAAAAACTTTAAGTTTAAACCAAATGATGAGTCTGTTGAATAACTTCTTTTTTTACACAATATGCCGTGAACTCAAAA harbors:
- the dsbD gene encoding protein-disulfide reductase DsbD; the protein is MGGLRTVFGVLLMVSLAFARVLTPEEAFNLTLTPQDEALEVRIVLGEDIYLYEEEFKLEIIAPTSVLLNPFVSLPVAVEYDGYQVYSSSLHVNIPLSLIREKIGTVPFELAVSWQACSKMGLCYQPMRQEFRLDAKGKLSTGLSEHGTIAQRLASGGALWAIVSFFGFGLLLSLTPCVFPMIPILSSIIVSQGGASLGAKRGLWLSFVYVFAMSVAYAGAGVLAGIFGANLQSALQAPWVIWLFSGVFVALAFSMFGFYELQLPKSIQGALSKTSRSVEGQGVGSVALMGFLSALIVGPCVAAPLAGALLYISQTGDALLGGVALFVMSLGMGVPLLLIGASAGRLLPKPGKWMNATKAVFGVMMLGVAIWMLGRVLPSWVELLLWSVLCLGLAAHLWSVESEKPWVNTVVRTSATVFLLYGATLFVGSLAKANDPLNPLAPFFGSGSTVGLRAFEPVDSIGSLQRRIEQTSGVVMVDFYADWCVSCKELESITFADARVQEAFKSMTLLKVDVTKNTAQDKALLAKFGLFGPPGLIFYRDGVELPHAQIVGFKTPEAFLEHLKTLQ
- a CDS encoding FAD-binding and (Fe-S)-binding domain-containing protein codes for the protein MLTGSYLEFHKEVQKFIPKERIFTDPFYTYAYGTDASLYRLIPKIVVQATKSEEVAKIMKACSMFSLPYVFRAAGTSLCGQCITDSVLITTSRDWNKMSTNDDGSLITMEPAVIATKANAFLAPFGRIIGPDAASINSAMIGGTVANNASGMSCGTLENSYTTLQYMKIIFEDGTELDTGSPESIESFKKSHKGMIEKISALAKKVNDNKALREKIIRKFKIKNTCGYGLNSLVDFDDPIEIIQHLLVGSEGTLGFIKEVTFRTIVDKKHKASALMIFKSMKDALDAVGLMRTRCNSRTKECDSELDEAELMDREALRCVEDNEGMPAFLKTLSEGATALLVQIKEKDEETLDKNIEIVMEAIKGIEPELPIQFTKDPAEYGKFWHIRKGIFTTVGSNRPKGTACIIEDVAYPMHTLTDGILELQEILKNNGYMNAVIYGHVLDGNVHFILTPDMSDPAEVERFGNMLQDVADSVATKFHGSLKAEHGTGRNMAPFVELEWGTDAYEVMKEIKDIFDPKGIINPDVIINKDPKGHLKNFKALPITNDLIDKCIECGFCEPFCPSNTLTTTPRQRITTTRYAQTLKNRNDMEGYEAFKKLMIYPNVETCATCSLCSLACPVGIDTGALIKQRRTELLTPAYRRNATFIANNYAGVLGGGRAVLSVVKVATDIIPHSLVNAMSAGVSKLSGGKLPRWSASLPGGHAFKDTRKQFGREDKVVYFSSCLNRTMGNPKPSKGEKEVDEIIIGLLEKAGYEVIIPQNLKPLCCGMAFSSKGYVEQGLQKSRELEAELNKASENGKYPIVCDMSSCTKTTRTYFETGLTMYDPVEFIHDFLLEKLPIKQIDEPILVHAICSTRKAGLFSKLENIAKICSSKVTIPEDVGCCGWAGDRGWNYPELNKAALRHLKPYIPAGTKLAFSTGKPCEIGLTEASELPYRNLFYLVDRCVG
- the ppk2 gene encoding polyphosphate kinase 2 → MSQIPHKGLAMGKKEKKEASKDNDQSCVTEKLDRREGSGDEKYGKELRMLQVELLKFQYHVKAAGLKVLMIFEGRDAAGKGGTIKRVTEHLNPRGARIVALEKPSDVERTQWYFQRYVEHLPSAGEIVLFDRSWYNRAMVEPVMGFCTEREHHAFLKDAPTFEGMLASSGIQIFKFYFSVSKDEQAKRFKARETDPLKQYKFSEVDKYSQIKWDEYSLSKYMMLNYTHTEVAPWTVVKSNDKKKARINLMKYILTHVDYPNKIDAQKLLPDNEIIVYGRDEAISMEKNFKFKPNDESVE